The Solanum pennellii chromosome 4, SPENNV200 genomic interval TCAAAGAGGAAGACGGATCCCAAAACATTTTTAGGTCTCTCGAAAAATATCAGAAAGACACTAAATAAACTGAAGGCAATGATGTCGATTGTCTCATTCCACCTATTGGTTAACTATGTAAAGAGTTAGGCGGTAAGCATATGCCATGTCAACCATTTTGCATGTTTAAGATTTCGATTACATAAGGAAAAAGGTCTGAGGAACAAATAATACCTGCAGATCATGTTCAGATGAGACTTCTTTATGCTGTTCAGATGTGTCATGCTCCGGAATGGAGTCTAACATACCCTTTCTATGGTGCTTCTTCCTGTGATTTAGCTGCAAAGTCTTAGTTAAGATGATAGGTGTCCCAGAGAAGCAACCGGTAACATAGACTTCAATTGTCGGTGACAATGATTCAGAACCCACAATATGTTTTCCTTTCAGAAATCCCGTGCCAGCACTCATAACTGATTCACAGTTCATGCTCCATCTCCTAAGACAGTTTTGAGAATCATTGATGTTGGCCATCTCCAAAGTCCCAGAGAGAAAAAGATCATCTTTATATGAAACCTCAAAGTTCACACTCCCAGTCAATCTTATACTATCTGTGCTCACAAATGTAGCTTCTTCAGCTTTCTTATCAACACGGTCCCTTCGAAGAAAGCAAGAGGCTCCTTCTGAGTACACTGAACATCTTTTACCATTAACTTCTAGCAGTGTATCGGGGCTTAGAGGGATATGGTTAAGCGTAAGACTTTCTGGGGTTGAATCATCGACCATAAAATTGCTGATTCTGATGTAAAATACTCTAATATCAAACCAAGATAACGATAATTTCCCACAAGATTGGTAAGAGGGGTGCCTTATAATTTGAAGACCAGGATCAGCTGGTTTTCCATTGCTTAGAAACTCGCGCGAATTCTCCATATATCGTAGCTTCTTATCCCTCActaaaatccttcaccatgtACTCATATAACAAGAACATGATCATAGAACCGTAAATCTGGCACCCCCGTAGGCCTAGGAACCGTGTTTCAATTCAAATCCCTACTCCACACGGTGCCTTCACGTGTATCTTGATCTGGCTGACAACATACATCCATTCATTTACCAATCAGACAATCATATATCACTAATAATTtgtaaagaaaacaaaacaagaacCGTAACTGAAACCGAAAGCATATATGGAGATGAAGATTTTGCCAGGTACCACAAAAAACCAGAATTCCAGGAACAGAATACCTTGATACAAGGAACAGAAAAGACGGAATCAAAGCTATAAAAAGAAAACTACACTACCTTACAAAAAGgattaaaaggtaatttattCCAAACAGAGAGGGGATCACACaaacaagaaatataaagaTTCACAAAAAAAGAAAGCTTCATATGAATTACTCagacaagtttttttttttaaccaaaaattgcatcaaaacaACATTATCcattaattatcattaattttgttttttaaacaaaagaaaggtGAAAACACAAAATAACCAAAATCAAACACAACCCCACCTGCAGAACCATAGATTAGAAGTTTAAAAAGTAAcaaagattgaatctttttctactttttCACCTCTCTCACTCCCAAAATTATGCTATAAAATTGCATCATAACAATATCATCcacaaaaacacaaaataatcaaaatcaaacacaaCCCCACCTGCAGAACCACAGATTATAAGTCTAAAAGGTGgtaaagattgaatctttttctactttttCACCTCCTTCACTCCCAAAATTATGCTATAAAATTGCAagccatcaagaataaataaccCCTAAGTCACTTTCTTAATACAGGCAAAAGGTGAAATCTTTTTCAACCTAATAAACTTACAAAGGTCAAATCTTGAATCCACAACCACAACCTCAACCTCACCTTCCAAAATTGTGCAAAATTATCTATCAAATCACTTTCAAAATTCCAATGAAGGAGCTTGCTCCCTTTGATTGCCTTCTCCAAATCTTGTGGCCCAAAATAAAGTACAGTGATGCTGCCTTTTGGAGTCTTCCTCCCAACAAATCACCTTTTTCCTCAATGTGTGTgtgttatgtatatataataggTATATTTGTGTGTATATAGACTACAAATAAATCAGCAAATAGtttatttgacaaaaaattatCCAATCACTAAGTTCAtacacaacaaaaataacagacaagaaaaaatattgaccaCCAAAAGGATGCCTCCTTTGATACGAGGTTTCGAATTTAAATCTAGAcacaaaattttattgataaaaaatatttatcttagaTCTGctaattttatgtattataatataaatatcaaaaaaattgaaaattaaaagtaaaaaaaaagataattaatagTGATTTTGAAGGGGTGTGACTCAGAGATAAATCTTGGATTATAATTTGAACCTTATCTGATAAggggattatttttttaaaattatttttactaagtcggcatctttaatttaattgaaagtGATATTTAGGTTTGAAGAATGTAGCTTTTGACCAACTTTGAACCTAGACcacaatttttataaattttttatttcaatatttaatatttatattaaaatttaattattttaaatttttattttacatgaCTTTATTCGAAAGAagcattttaaattaaaaatattttataattaaaatttaaatttgaaatttctaattaaaataaaaactatcaTATTCGCTGTATCACATTGATCGATAGGTAGATTACATCTATTGTGGAAATTTGAgtgtttattatttaattgaattgaAGAAAAGGACAAGCTTACTAACTTACCCTATAGTcaatctttttttgaaaaataactagCTATTTAATATGTGaagttttacttatttaaataataaataaaaaagtatttcgTGAAAAGTGATTAACACGGTTTATGATGTAAAGTGAAATTCTTTAATTAGAGGCAATTGTCCTTTTGATACGTAATACATATTTAGTTGAGATTTTAATATAAACACTGAATATcgaatgtattttttaaaaaaagaaaacaaatattttgtGGTTGACAAGTGTTAATTCCTAATATTCATTAGAAACTAATTACACCAATATTCCTACAATGTtctctaattctttttatagtTTGAATAGTTACATTTTatctcataaattaataatttcatactAATTTTCAAGTAGATATATTTAAATACATGTTATTTGTTTATGTATCTCAAATACATGTAAATTCATTTGGATGTAATATCTATAACGAATCACACATAATTTTGATCCAATATATTTCACGATACATGTATCTTGACATATTAATATGCaccaaaatcaaataaaattcataatattatcaACTAATTTgtatctaaataattaacttcATAATATTAATGAAGGGGCAAGTGTTGGATCAATTTATTGGAATTTAACTCGAAAATTAGATGACAAAGCCCAACTACTTTATTTACTTTAGTTGGGCTTCTAGCTGATGGGCTAAATGGttgatattcaaaatatattttatggcTAAATTTTAACGGGTCAAAATTAATTGAGTTGATAAATATGTGAATTATTAGTTTGTGAATTAATGTTTCGCTCAAACTTAAACAGGTTAGATCATTAATTTTTTCAGTCTTTACCTAAACCAAGTTATCAACCCTCTATCTCCAACGAGGGATGACTACCTGATTCgaaaaaatgttattaatttattagtatGAAACTattgatataataattttcttatatttgataattttttattaccatttattaatttagtaatgatttaatttttttttatatatattaacaaacattaattttttaaatattattttatttttacaaatccAGATTCCAAGGCCGAAAAATTCATTGGTCATACATTGCCTCGAGTCTATCTCATCACTCAATTCTTGTGGGGTTCAATATGCTATCAAATAAACCCCAAatgtcaaataattttttatcaatttgtataacaataaaaatatattttggccTAATATTATAAGCAATTgagtttcttaaaaataaaacaaagcaTGTATGAATTctatttctaattttataaaatggaTAAGTTATTTCTGACATGTTATAGCTATATCTAACATATAAATTGAAAGTACAATCTCTTTGTAATGGTGTTATTTGTTCGGATATTTATAACGTTATAAGAAACTAATGTTATAATTGTAAAGAACATTTTATAGAAATACTTTAGCATGAAAAGCTCAAATATGAATTTACAAAATCGAAAACAAACACAAGCTAAATTAGGAATTTATTTGATAGTTGATTAAAATTGCTACTCCCTcggtttaaaaaagaatgatcctatttcctttttagtctgtttaaaaaagaatgaccctttttcttttttggcgaCACCATAACCAATGTCGCCCACCCGATGCGCACACACCACAGATGTCGCCTAACGTTTGAAAACGTCGTTTGTCATATGCTGtttaattcttgaattacacatactAGGTCAGATATatcagttattcagttatacatgactcagttattaatgcatcattattagATTAAAAATTGCATTCTTAggtgcatgttcagttttgagctatccagtatttacagaaaaatcacaattcaattGATAACAAGTCAATATCACAACGCCCATGCAAAGACTAAATCAATTTAGGGAGGGAACATGGATTTATCATGCAATTGTagtaaaatcacgttcaaaccaatacattatttaactttaatttttcatatgatatgtttaacaccacaagattaaaggacattttgatatatttaatataactataattttgaatcacaaaattaaaagtttt includes:
- the LOC107017771 gene encoding uncharacterized protein At1g01500-like; the encoded protein is MENSREFLSNGKPADPGLQIIRHPSYQSCGKLSLSWFDIRVFYIRISNFMVDDSTPESLTLNHIPLSPDTLLEVNGKRCSVYSEGASCFLRRDRVDKKAEEATFVSTDSIRLTGSVNFEVSYKDDLFLSGTLEMANINDSQNCLRRWSMNCESVMSAGTGFLKGKHIVGSESLSPTIEVYVTGCFSGTPIILTKTLQLNHRKKHHRKGMLDSIPEHDTSEQHKEVSSEHDLQVTEYNRNYKPESEEDYNMYWGRTELMDGEDGEMSWFNAGVRVGVGIGLGICVGVGVGVGLLVRTTRNLRRRLM